From a single Cygnus atratus isolate AKBS03 ecotype Queensland, Australia chromosome 10, CAtr_DNAZoo_HiC_assembly, whole genome shotgun sequence genomic region:
- the JAGN1 gene encoding protein jagunal homolog 1: MASRGGPRATGTDGSDFQHRERVASHYQMSVALKSEIKRLIYVHVGLWLLLLAQMCVGHLKLLPHDRVAMPYQWEYPYLLSILPSLLGLLSFPRNNISYLVLSMISTGLFSVAPLIYGAMEMFPMAQQLYRHGKAYRFIFGFSAVSVMYLVVVVAAQVHGWQLYYSKRLLDSWFTSTQEKKKK, from the exons ATGGCCTCCCGCGGGGGTCCCCGCGCCACCGGCACCGACGGCAGCGACTTCCAGCACCGGGAGCGCGTGGCCTCGCACTACCAGATGAG CGTGGCCCTCAAGTCGGAGATCAAGCGGCTGATCTACGTGCACgtggggctgtggctgctgctgctggcgcaGATGTGCGTGGGGCACCTCAAGCTGCTGCCCCACGACCGGGTGGCCATGCCGTACCAGTGGGAGTACCCGTACCTGCTCAGcatcctgccctccctcctgggcctcctctccttcccccgcAACAACATCAGCTACCTGGTGCTGTCCATGATCAGCACCGGGCTCTTCTCGGTGGCTCCCCTCATCTACGGGGCCATGGAGATGTTCCCCATGGCGCAGCAGCTGTACCGGCACGGCAAGGCTTACCGCTTCATCTTCGGCTTCTCCGCCGTCTCCGTCATGTacctggtggtggtggtggcggccCAGGTGCACGGCTGGCAGCTCTACTACAGCAAGAGGCTGCTGGACTCGTGGTTCACCAGCAcgcaggagaagaagaagaagtga